In Rhinatrema bivittatum chromosome 11, aRhiBiv1.1, whole genome shotgun sequence, a single window of DNA contains:
- the VSIG10 gene encoding V-set and immunoglobulin domain-containing protein 10 isoform X1 → MQYSCLIQILIQVLTVPKERQDCSALHFLIQGICTKLRLTQITRAEVIVIGEVNGSIILSCNNLTESVENMVWFKDGVLIPILSLGDSRISLVNKSSLQIKELHLQDEGNYTCKEDQATTDHKSQIQLLITNTFLSISDGPDDINATISPARALPNGTLIVMKGSKLEFSCTSLSQPVPHMVWIFRTESATSPELLHEVNSTSISFGLSNMPANYQGNYSCVAQNLLSRRKQTSSLQVLVYYPPKLNPVCWAETSQVGSGLHLICSWPGGYPEPYLQWMDDGESFRPIINVTIATDSLVVKLDSPLLQDGQRFKCLGSHSARDKREEAACTVELTLPFLESQPLRTCFVGENVTLMCQVSGANPAANITWLRNISMAVEEIQQSIKYHIVQNSYVSILTVQNCSQDMDEGYFICKAENAIGVKELNIWLTVIKPSNIVGIVIGLVLLFLLVVGIVTTVILYYNPYLYIKGNILRSPGAGDMLVLVDSENEEEMEEVTTAVDSQASDIGSAENGIILHKALYHCTPEGYNIELHSDASLEEENPKPDI, encoded by the exons GAGCAGAGGTCATTGTCATTGGTGAAGTAAATGGAAGTATCATCTTATCTTGCAATAACCTGACGGAGAGCGTGGAGAACATGGTATGGTTTAAAGATGGGGTTCTTATCCCTATTCTATCCTTGGGGGACTCTCGGATTTCTCTGGTGAACAAGAGCTCTTTGCAGATAAAGGAGTTGCATCTGCAGGACGAGGGGAACTACACCTGTAAGGAAGACCAAGCTACCACCGACCACAAGTCACAGATCCAGCTCCTGATTACCA ATACGTTTCTCTCCATTTCAGACGGTCCGGATGACATCAATGCCACCATTTCCCCAGCAAGGGCTCTACCCAATGGCACCCTGATTGTGATGAAGGGCTCCAAGCTGGAATTCAGCTGTACAAGCCTGTCGCAGCCTGTGCCCCACATGGTGTGGATATTCAGAACGGAAAGCGCCACCTCTCCTGAACTCCTCCACGAAGTAAATAGCACCTCTATCAGCTTCGGTTTAAGCAACATGCCTGCCAATTATCAGGGGAACTACTCCTGTGTGGCACAAAACCTGTTAAGCAGAAGGAAGCAGACTTCTTCACTTCAAGTTCTGGTCTACT ACCCACCAAAGTTGAATCCAGTGTGCTGGGCAGAGACCTCACAAGTTGGATCTGGACTTCACCTCATTTGTAGCTGGCCTGGTGGATACCCAGAACCCTACCTCCAGTGGATGGACGATGGAGAAAGCTTCAGACCTATCATAAATGTCACAATAGCCACAGACTCCTTAGTGGTAAAGCTGGACAGCCCTCTGCTGCAAGATGGACAGCGATTTAAGTGCCTGGGGAGCCACTCTGCGAGGGATAAGAGAGAGGAGGCAGCATGCACTGTAGAGCTTA CgcttcctttccttgaatctcAGCCGCTCAGGACGTGTTTTGTGGGTGAAAACGTGACACTCATGTGCCAAGTATCAGGGGCAAACCCTGCAGCAAATATAACATGGCTGAGAAACATCAGCATGGCAGTGGAAGAGATCCAACAGAGTATTAAATACCATATTGTACAGAACTCCTATGTGTCAATCCTGACAGTACAGAACTGCTCACAGGACATGGATGAAGGCTATTTCATTTGCAAAGCAGAAAATGCCATTGGTGTGAAGGAACTCAACATCTGGCTGACCGTGATAA AGCCGTCAAATATTGTGGGCATTGTCATCGGACTAGTGTTGCTGTTTCTGCTGGTCGTTGGGATTGTCACAACTGTTATTTTGTACTATAACCCATACTTGTATATAAAAG GGAACATCTTAAG AAGTCCAGGTGCAGGAGACATGTTGGTATTGGTGGATTcagagaatgaggaggagatggaggaggtGACTACTGCTGTTGACTCTCAGGCATCTGATATTGGCAGTGCGGAGAATGGAATCATCTTGCACAAAGCACTCTACCACTGCACTCCAGAGG GTTACAATATTGAGCTGCATAGTGATGCCTCGctggaagaagagaacccaaagCCTGATATTTAG
- the VSIG10 gene encoding V-set and immunoglobulin domain-containing protein 10 isoform X3, which produces MRIVAENAIIVCWAWELLSCVSTGAEVIVIGEVNGSIILSCNNLTESVENMVWFKDGVLIPILSLGDSRISLVNKSSLQIKELHLQDEGNYTCKEDQATTDHKSQIQLLITNTFLSISDGPDDINATISPARALPNGTLIVMKGSKLEFSCTSLSQPVPHMVWIFRTESATSPELLHEVNSTSISFGLSNMPANYQGNYSCVAQNLLSRRKQTSSLQVLVYYPPKLNPVCWAETSQVGSGLHLICSWPGGYPEPYLQWMDDGESFRPIINVTIATDSLVVKLDSPLLQDGQRFKCLGSHSARDKREEAACTVELTLPFLESQPLRTCFVGENVTLMCQVSGANPAANITWLRNISMAVEEIQQSIKYHIVQNSYVSILTVQNCSQDMDEGYFICKAENAIGVKELNIWLTVIKPSNIVGIVIGLVLLFLLVVGIVTTVILYYNPYLYIKGNILRSPGAGDMLVLVDSENEEEMEEVTTAVDSQASDIGSAENGIILHKALYHCTPEGYNIELHSDASLEEENPKPDI; this is translated from the exons GAGCAGAGGTCATTGTCATTGGTGAAGTAAATGGAAGTATCATCTTATCTTGCAATAACCTGACGGAGAGCGTGGAGAACATGGTATGGTTTAAAGATGGGGTTCTTATCCCTATTCTATCCTTGGGGGACTCTCGGATTTCTCTGGTGAACAAGAGCTCTTTGCAGATAAAGGAGTTGCATCTGCAGGACGAGGGGAACTACACCTGTAAGGAAGACCAAGCTACCACCGACCACAAGTCACAGATCCAGCTCCTGATTACCA ATACGTTTCTCTCCATTTCAGACGGTCCGGATGACATCAATGCCACCATTTCCCCAGCAAGGGCTCTACCCAATGGCACCCTGATTGTGATGAAGGGCTCCAAGCTGGAATTCAGCTGTACAAGCCTGTCGCAGCCTGTGCCCCACATGGTGTGGATATTCAGAACGGAAAGCGCCACCTCTCCTGAACTCCTCCACGAAGTAAATAGCACCTCTATCAGCTTCGGTTTAAGCAACATGCCTGCCAATTATCAGGGGAACTACTCCTGTGTGGCACAAAACCTGTTAAGCAGAAGGAAGCAGACTTCTTCACTTCAAGTTCTGGTCTACT ACCCACCAAAGTTGAATCCAGTGTGCTGGGCAGAGACCTCACAAGTTGGATCTGGACTTCACCTCATTTGTAGCTGGCCTGGTGGATACCCAGAACCCTACCTCCAGTGGATGGACGATGGAGAAAGCTTCAGACCTATCATAAATGTCACAATAGCCACAGACTCCTTAGTGGTAAAGCTGGACAGCCCTCTGCTGCAAGATGGACAGCGATTTAAGTGCCTGGGGAGCCACTCTGCGAGGGATAAGAGAGAGGAGGCAGCATGCACTGTAGAGCTTA CgcttcctttccttgaatctcAGCCGCTCAGGACGTGTTTTGTGGGTGAAAACGTGACACTCATGTGCCAAGTATCAGGGGCAAACCCTGCAGCAAATATAACATGGCTGAGAAACATCAGCATGGCAGTGGAAGAGATCCAACAGAGTATTAAATACCATATTGTACAGAACTCCTATGTGTCAATCCTGACAGTACAGAACTGCTCACAGGACATGGATGAAGGCTATTTCATTTGCAAAGCAGAAAATGCCATTGGTGTGAAGGAACTCAACATCTGGCTGACCGTGATAA AGCCGTCAAATATTGTGGGCATTGTCATCGGACTAGTGTTGCTGTTTCTGCTGGTCGTTGGGATTGTCACAACTGTTATTTTGTACTATAACCCATACTTGTATATAAAAG GGAACATCTTAAG AAGTCCAGGTGCAGGAGACATGTTGGTATTGGTGGATTcagagaatgaggaggagatggaggaggtGACTACTGCTGTTGACTCTCAGGCATCTGATATTGGCAGTGCGGAGAATGGAATCATCTTGCACAAAGCACTCTACCACTGCACTCCAGAGG GTTACAATATTGAGCTGCATAGTGATGCCTCGctggaagaagagaacccaaagCCTGATATTTAG
- the VSIG10 gene encoding V-set and immunoglobulin domain-containing protein 10 isoform X2: MQYSCLIQILIQVLTVPKERQDCSALHFLIQGICTKLRLTQITRAEVIVIGEVNGSIILSCNNLTESVENMVWFKDGVLIPILSLGDSRISLVNKSSLQIKELHLQDEGNYTCKEDQATTDHKSQIQLLITNGPDDINATISPARALPNGTLIVMKGSKLEFSCTSLSQPVPHMVWIFRTESATSPELLHEVNSTSISFGLSNMPANYQGNYSCVAQNLLSRRKQTSSLQVLVYYPPKLNPVCWAETSQVGSGLHLICSWPGGYPEPYLQWMDDGESFRPIINVTIATDSLVVKLDSPLLQDGQRFKCLGSHSARDKREEAACTVELTLPFLESQPLRTCFVGENVTLMCQVSGANPAANITWLRNISMAVEEIQQSIKYHIVQNSYVSILTVQNCSQDMDEGYFICKAENAIGVKELNIWLTVIKPSNIVGIVIGLVLLFLLVVGIVTTVILYYNPYLYIKGNILRSPGAGDMLVLVDSENEEEMEEVTTAVDSQASDIGSAENGIILHKALYHCTPEGYNIELHSDASLEEENPKPDI; encoded by the exons GAGCAGAGGTCATTGTCATTGGTGAAGTAAATGGAAGTATCATCTTATCTTGCAATAACCTGACGGAGAGCGTGGAGAACATGGTATGGTTTAAAGATGGGGTTCTTATCCCTATTCTATCCTTGGGGGACTCTCGGATTTCTCTGGTGAACAAGAGCTCTTTGCAGATAAAGGAGTTGCATCTGCAGGACGAGGGGAACTACACCTGTAAGGAAGACCAAGCTACCACCGACCACAAGTCACAGATCCAGCTCCTGATTACCA ACGGTCCGGATGACATCAATGCCACCATTTCCCCAGCAAGGGCTCTACCCAATGGCACCCTGATTGTGATGAAGGGCTCCAAGCTGGAATTCAGCTGTACAAGCCTGTCGCAGCCTGTGCCCCACATGGTGTGGATATTCAGAACGGAAAGCGCCACCTCTCCTGAACTCCTCCACGAAGTAAATAGCACCTCTATCAGCTTCGGTTTAAGCAACATGCCTGCCAATTATCAGGGGAACTACTCCTGTGTGGCACAAAACCTGTTAAGCAGAAGGAAGCAGACTTCTTCACTTCAAGTTCTGGTCTACT ACCCACCAAAGTTGAATCCAGTGTGCTGGGCAGAGACCTCACAAGTTGGATCTGGACTTCACCTCATTTGTAGCTGGCCTGGTGGATACCCAGAACCCTACCTCCAGTGGATGGACGATGGAGAAAGCTTCAGACCTATCATAAATGTCACAATAGCCACAGACTCCTTAGTGGTAAAGCTGGACAGCCCTCTGCTGCAAGATGGACAGCGATTTAAGTGCCTGGGGAGCCACTCTGCGAGGGATAAGAGAGAGGAGGCAGCATGCACTGTAGAGCTTA CgcttcctttccttgaatctcAGCCGCTCAGGACGTGTTTTGTGGGTGAAAACGTGACACTCATGTGCCAAGTATCAGGGGCAAACCCTGCAGCAAATATAACATGGCTGAGAAACATCAGCATGGCAGTGGAAGAGATCCAACAGAGTATTAAATACCATATTGTACAGAACTCCTATGTGTCAATCCTGACAGTACAGAACTGCTCACAGGACATGGATGAAGGCTATTTCATTTGCAAAGCAGAAAATGCCATTGGTGTGAAGGAACTCAACATCTGGCTGACCGTGATAA AGCCGTCAAATATTGTGGGCATTGTCATCGGACTAGTGTTGCTGTTTCTGCTGGTCGTTGGGATTGTCACAACTGTTATTTTGTACTATAACCCATACTTGTATATAAAAG GGAACATCTTAAG AAGTCCAGGTGCAGGAGACATGTTGGTATTGGTGGATTcagagaatgaggaggagatggaggaggtGACTACTGCTGTTGACTCTCAGGCATCTGATATTGGCAGTGCGGAGAATGGAATCATCTTGCACAAAGCACTCTACCACTGCACTCCAGAGG GTTACAATATTGAGCTGCATAGTGATGCCTCGctggaagaagagaacccaaagCCTGATATTTAG